Proteins encoded within one genomic window of Oryza brachyantha chromosome 7, ObraRS2, whole genome shotgun sequence:
- the LOC102704260 gene encoding desiccation-related protein At2g46140-like isoform X2, translating into MSSSDSPKVTERKADKDHDGQDDGEKGGFLDRVKDFIQDIGEKIEDAVGFGKPTADVTGIHIPQISLEKVELIVDILISNPNPVPIPLVDIEYLIESEGRKLISGTIPDAGTINAHGSETVKIPLLLIYDDIKSTYGDIKPGSIIPYKVRVVMHIDIPVIGRISIPLEKNGEIPVPYRPEVDVSKIKFEKFSFDEATATLHLNLDNKNDFDLGLNSMDYEVWLSNVSIASAELKETTNIKKQEVTTMNLPISFRPKDFGSAMWDMIRGRGTGYTIKGHIDVNTPFGHMKIPISREGGTTRLKKEDDDDDDEE; encoded by the exons ATGTCATCCTCAGATAGCCCAAAAGTGACTGAAAGGAAAGCTGACAAGGACCATGATGGGCAAGATGATGGAGAGAAGGGAGGTTTCCTAGACAGGGTTAAGGATTTCATTCAAGACATTGGTGAAAAGATTGAAGATGCAGTAGGCTTTGGAAAGCCTACAGCTGATGTTACTGGGATCCACATACCTCAAATCAGCCTTGAGAAGGTGGAGCTCATTGTTGATATCCTCATCTCGAACCCGAACCCCGTGCCGATCCCTCTCGTCGACATCGAATACTTGATCGAAAGCGAAGGGAGAAAGCTCATCTCTGGCACAATCCCTGATGCTGGAACCATAAACGCTCATGGCTCAGAGACTGTGAAAATCCCTCTGCTACTCATCTATGATGACATCAAGAGCACATATGGGGATATCAAGCCTGGAAGCATCATTCCATACAAGGTCAGAGTTGTGATGCACATAGATATCCCGGTAATCGGAAGGATCTCTATACCTCTGGAGAAGAATGGTGAGATCCCAGTGCCTTACAGACCAGAGGTTGATGTAAGCAAGATCAAGTTTGAGAAGTTCTCCTTCGACGAAGCAACCGCGACTCTCCATCTGAATCTTGACAACAAAAACGACTTCGACTTGGGGCTGAACTCTATGGATTATGAAGTGTGGCTCTCAAATGTGAGCATTGCATCTGCTGAGCTCAAAGAAACTACAAATATTAAGAAGCAGGAAGTAACAACCATGAACTTACCAATCAGCTTCAGACCCAAGGATTTTGGTTCTGCTATGTGGGATATGATAAGGGGAAGGGGAACTGGTTACACCATAAAGGGGCACATTGATGTGAACACTCCTTTTGGGCACATGAAAATACCTATAAGCAGAGAGGGCGGAACTACTCGCCTTAAGAAGgaagatgacgacgacgatgatgag GAGTAA
- the LOC102704260 gene encoding desiccation-related protein At2g46140-like isoform X1: protein MSSSDSPKVTERKADKDHDGQDDGEKGGFLDRVKDFIQDIGEKIEDAVGFGKPTADVTGIHIPQISLEKVELIVDILISNPNPVPIPLVDIEYLIESEGRKLISGTIPDAGTINAHGSETVKIPLLLIYDDIKSTYGDIKPGSIIPYKVRVVMHIDIPVIGRISIPLEKNGEIPVPYRPEVDVSKIKFEKFSFDEATATLHLNLDNKNDFDLGLNSMDYEVWLSNVSIASAELKETTNIKKQEVTTMNLPISFRPKDFGSAMWDMIRGRGTGYTIKGHIDVNTPFGHMKIPISREGGTTRLKKEDDDDDDEVSVS from the coding sequence ATGTCATCCTCAGATAGCCCAAAAGTGACTGAAAGGAAAGCTGACAAGGACCATGATGGGCAAGATGATGGAGAGAAGGGAGGTTTCCTAGACAGGGTTAAGGATTTCATTCAAGACATTGGTGAAAAGATTGAAGATGCAGTAGGCTTTGGAAAGCCTACAGCTGATGTTACTGGGATCCACATACCTCAAATCAGCCTTGAGAAGGTGGAGCTCATTGTTGATATCCTCATCTCGAACCCGAACCCCGTGCCGATCCCTCTCGTCGACATCGAATACTTGATCGAAAGCGAAGGGAGAAAGCTCATCTCTGGCACAATCCCTGATGCTGGAACCATAAACGCTCATGGCTCAGAGACTGTGAAAATCCCTCTGCTACTCATCTATGATGACATCAAGAGCACATATGGGGATATCAAGCCTGGAAGCATCATTCCATACAAGGTCAGAGTTGTGATGCACATAGATATCCCGGTAATCGGAAGGATCTCTATACCTCTGGAGAAGAATGGTGAGATCCCAGTGCCTTACAGACCAGAGGTTGATGTAAGCAAGATCAAGTTTGAGAAGTTCTCCTTCGACGAAGCAACCGCGACTCTCCATCTGAATCTTGACAACAAAAACGACTTCGACTTGGGGCTGAACTCTATGGATTATGAAGTGTGGCTCTCAAATGTGAGCATTGCATCTGCTGAGCTCAAAGAAACTACAAATATTAAGAAGCAGGAAGTAACAACCATGAACTTACCAATCAGCTTCAGACCCAAGGATTTTGGTTCTGCTATGTGGGATATGATAAGGGGAAGGGGAACTGGTTACACCATAAAGGGGCACATTGATGTGAACACTCCTTTTGGGCACATGAAAATACCTATAAGCAGAGAGGGCGGAACTACTCGCCTTAAGAAGgaagatgacgacgacgatgatgagGTATCTGTTTCGTAG
- the LOC102703983 gene encoding uncharacterized protein LOC102703983, translating to MTMETSREVFKYHPLPTPGVENNLKDEIQSKVLGTIGNVMNSLDPKSFPQHVEGALGTAGNIINSFESKLAEHKPFDFGGKTDFYGYDYADDGWGSAPLKLEKPINLSNLLGGLIAIFNRGGKKSEIQPPMDSKSSVAFLGSNSNGETFLHSSVYLPSAPPLLDEEALNYNVYRVVIEAEPPEWMPDSYANSCMQCAAPFTVVTRGRHHCRFCGGIFCRTCSKGRCLLPAKFRERDPQRVCDACYDRLDPLQNLFINSISNATQTAKHDVFDWTSTRGWLNLPIGLTMEHEIYKAANSVRSYIKIARINPERSIPHAVLSGASGLAILTVVKAGALVTYKLGTGLVVARKSDGSWSPPSAIISAGLGWGAQVGGELMDFVIVLSDLEAVRTFSSRMHFSFGAGLSAAAGPVGRVLEADLRAGDKGSGVCYTYSCSKGAFVGVSLEGNLVATRRDANLRFYGDPYLTTSDILMGDMPRPNAAKFLYTALDDLYSALRP from the exons ATGACAATGGAGACCTCGCGGGAGGTTTTCAAGTATCACCCTTTGCCTACACCTGGAGTGGAAAATAATCTCAAGGATGAGATTCAGTCGAAGGTTTTGGGCACGATAGGGAATGTGATGAACTCACTAGACCCAAAGTCATTTCCGCAGCATGTAGAAGGGGCACTCGGAACAGCTGGGAACATTATCAATTCCTTTGAGTCAAAATTGGCTGAGCACAAGCCATTTGATTTTGGTGGCAAAACTGATTTTTATGGTTATGACTATGCTGACGATGGTTGGGGATCTGCACCCTTGAAGCTAGAAAAGCCAATAAACCTTAGCAATCTGCTGGGTGGTTTAATTGCAATCTTTAATCGTGGTGGCAAAAAGTCTGAAATTCAACCACCAATGGACAGTAAGTCTAGTGTCGCGTTCTTAGGATCAAATAGCAATGGAGAAACATTCTTGCACTCCTCAGTCTATTTGCCAAGTGCTCCACCATTGCTGGACGAAGAAGCATTGAATTACAATGTATATCGGGTTGTCATAGAGGCAGAGCCACCAGAGTGGATGCCTGATAGTTATGCTAACTCGTGCATGCAATGTGCTGCTCCTTTTACTGTTGTTACTCGTGGAAGGCACCATTGCAGATTTTGTGGAGGGATATTCTGTAGGACATGCTCAAAAGGCAGATGCCTGTTGCCAGCCAAGTTCCGTGAGCGGGATCCGCAAAGGGTTTGTGATGCCTGTTATGATAGGCTTGATCCACTGCAGAACTTATTTATTAATTCCATTAGCAACGCCACACAGACTGCAAAGCATGATGTTTTCGATTGGACTAGCACAAGGGGGTGGTTGAATTTGCCTATTGGATTAACAATGGAACATGAGATTTACAAGGCCGCAAATTCCGTGAGGAGCTATATCAAG ATCGCAAGAATAAACCCTGAAAGGTCTATTCCTCATGCTGTCCTTAGTGGAGCAAGTGGGCTTGCTATCCTGACAGTTGTAAAAGCTGGTGCACTTGTTACTTATAAACTTGGAACTGGCCTTGTAGTTGCTCGAAAATCAGATGGATCATGGTCACCACCATCAGCTATCATTTCAGCTGGTTTAGGATGGGGAGCACAG GTTGGTGGTGAACTGATGGATTTCGTCATAGTGCTTAGCGATCTGGAAGCTGTCAGGACTTTTAGCAGCCGGATGCACTTTTCATTTGGGGCAGGTTTAAGTGCTGCAGCAGGACCTGTTGGTAGAGTATTAGAGGCTGACTTGAGAGCTGGTGATAAAGGCTCAGGTGTCTGTTATACATATAGCTGCAGCAAAG GCGCATTCGTTGGTGTTTCGTTGGAAGGAAACTTGGTTGCCACCCGGAGGGATGCAAATCTGCGATTCTATGGAGACCCGTATCTGACAACCAGCGATATCCTTATGGGGGATATGCCGAGACCAAATGCTGCCAAGTTTCTGTACACAGCGTTGGATGACCTGTACTCTGCGCTTAGGCCTTAG
- the LOC107304607 gene encoding uncharacterized protein LOC107304607 codes for MAASEESAIQKKLKPEEQEAQPAVTAIADRTEEEDKAEDFISAAAAAAAAATSAHHAAVAGAGAGGVAEEMENGGGSGGAGGQQAAAAVAPAPGPEVVRSPLAAAVARLENHVLERVVKVLLKKCYPPQDGFPMTGKYPPPPPWWPNGRERWWHELGEGVEAPPYKPARLLSKEQKVVAVVAMVKNIAPDYERLAMAMQMASSVTSIITDAEAMAWDAGVTRERDAYIARHPRSAPPTRAWSLMRTLKPEAVRMKRRQPRPPVRINAQDAVPATATATAADSAAMEAAIAMIEAMKNKLKDPNAPYFPMPYPLLPPGTFEIIHDTEVDPHDDPENPIIWKEYTRIQGNLVLKRAGRKKGGVEIYDSVKEEGEGSSSGGPRRGRLVMETNAQAQAYYRSLRNNGAPAGGAAGAGRTDKGKETAEAGGSGIYQNAGAGVKTEHEDEHSEASNKGSGAILQPNKGI; via the exons ATGGCCGCATCCGAGGAATCCGCCATCCAGAAGAAGCTAAAGCCGGAGGAGCAAGAGGCGCAGCCAGCGGTGACAGCCATTGCTGATCGCACCGAGGAAGAAGACAAGGCTGAGGACTTTATtagcgctgctgctgctgctgccgctgccgctacAAGTGCGCATCacgctgctgttgctggtgctggtgctggtggaGTTGCTGAGGAGATGGAGAACGGTGGTGGTAGCGGCGGAGCGGGTGGCCAgcaggctgcggcggcggtggcgccggcgccggggccggAGGTGGTGAGGTCGcctctggcggcggcggtggccaggCTGGAGAATCACGTGCTGGAGCGCGTGGTGAAGGTGCTGCTGAAGAAGTGCTACCCGCCGCAGGATGGGTTCCCGATGACCGGGAagtacccgccgccgccgccgtggtggccgAACGGCCGCGAGCGGTGGTGGCACGAGCTCGGAGAGGGCGTGGAGGCGCCGCCCTACAAGCCGGCGCGGCTGCTGTCCAAGGAGCAgaaggtggtggcggtggtcgCCATGGTGAAGAACATCGCGCCGGACTACGAGCGCCTCGCCATGGCCATGCAGATGGCGAGCAGCGTGACGAGCATCATCACGGACGCCGAGGCGATGGCGTGGGACGCAGGCGTCACCAGGGAGCGCGACGCGTACATCGCGCGGCACCCGCGCTCCGCGCCTCCGACCAGGGCGTGGTCGCTCATGCGGACCCTCAAGCCTGAGGCGGTGAGGATGAAGCGCAGGCAGCCGAGGCCGCCGGTCAGGATCAACGCCCAGGA TGCTGTCCCTGCCACTGCCACTGCCACTGCTGCAGACTCGGCCGCCATGGAGGCGGCCATCGCCATGATCGAAGCCATGAAAAACAAACTGAAGGATCCAAATGCTCCGTATTTCCCCATGCCGtatcctcttcttcctcctggcACCTTCGAGATCATCCATGACACTGAAGTTGATCCGCATGATGACCCAG AGAACCCAATAATTTGGAAGGAGTACACTCGGATACAAG GTAATCTTGTGTTGAAGCGTGCTGGGAGAAAGAAGGGTGGTGTAGAGATCTATGATAGCGtgaaggaggaaggagaaggcaGTAGCAGCGGCGGCCCTAGGCGTGGCCGTCTTGTGATGGAAACGAATGCACAAGCTCAAGCTTATTATCGCAGCCTGCGCAACAATGGCGCCCCAGCTGGTGGTGCTGCAG GAGCAGGAAGAACTGATAAAGGCAAAGAAACTGCTGAAGCTGGTGGGAGCGGCATCTATCAGAATGCAGGTGCAG GTGTTAAAACTGAACATGAAGATGAACATTCAGAGGCATCGAACAAAGGCTCGGGTGCTATTCTGCAACCAAACAAAGGTATCTAA